In Deinococcus maricopensis DSM 21211, one genomic interval encodes:
- a CDS encoding acyl-CoA thioesterase has protein sequence MTDALTPERTHTLTLSVQPSDIDDLGHVNNAVYLSWFEGVARAHADRVGADLPTLRALGVVPVARTHTIHYHRPALLGDEVHVTTVITESRGVRATRTYTANRADGTLLASCETQWVWVHPETGRPKAPPAELLARFGFHPETAR, from the coding sequence GTGACCGACGCCCTCACCCCGGAACGCACGCACACGCTCACGCTCAGCGTGCAGCCCTCAGACATCGACGACCTCGGCCACGTGAACAACGCCGTGTACCTCAGCTGGTTCGAGGGCGTCGCGCGCGCGCACGCGGACCGCGTCGGCGCGGACCTCCCGACGCTGCGCGCGCTCGGCGTGGTGCCCGTCGCGCGGACGCACACCATCCATTACCACCGCCCCGCCCTGCTCGGCGACGAGGTGCACGTGACGACCGTCATCACCGAGTCGCGCGGGGTGCGCGCCACGCGCACGTACACCGCCAACCGCGCAGACGGGACGCTGCTCGCGTCGTGCGAGACGCAGTGGGTGTGGGTGCATCCCGAGACGGGGCGGCCCAAGGCGCCCCCCGCGGAACTGCTCGCGCGGTTCGGCTTCCACCCGGAAACAGCCCGCTGA
- a CDS encoding DUF1622 domain-containing protein yields MDHVIRDGTFVLSSLVEGAAAIIIAIAVIQACVRTALAFVGRDRPEHLRLMLGRWLAVALELLLAADILRTAVAPSWDDIGKLAAIAALRTLLNYFLEREIHVQQPDRADPGDAPTPHGPARP; encoded by the coding sequence ATGGACCACGTCATCCGCGACGGCACGTTCGTTCTCTCCTCGCTCGTGGAGGGCGCCGCGGCCATCATCATCGCCATCGCCGTCATTCAGGCGTGCGTGCGCACCGCCCTCGCGTTCGTGGGCCGGGACCGACCGGAGCACCTGCGCCTCATGCTGGGCCGCTGGCTGGCGGTCGCGCTGGAGCTGCTGCTCGCCGCGGACATCCTGCGCACCGCCGTCGCGCCCTCATGGGACGACATCGGCAAGCTCGCCGCCATCGCCGCGCTCCGCACGCTGCTCAACTACTTCCTCGAACGCGAAATTCACGTGCAGCAGCCGGACCGCGCCGACCCCGGCGACGCCCCCACCCCGCACGGTCCGGCTCGCCCATGA
- a CDS encoding TolC family protein: protein MHPPRPPRLTLALTALLCAVAHAQTTTTPPAAPLTLPDVLRDLHAAPAWQSADLQYLAAQQALDAARARTGLTLTTGADLVSAGADGTWQTGLTARVNASATVLPWSPAYDAVRSAQRALERAALERRDARATLVINAAQQYTAVRLAALDADLASAQLRLARRALDITAAQRAAGAATADAVLEREADVGSAAASADAAQATLTLNAATLANTLGRDLTGAALTTTPDDAPAPAPLADLVARALTQRGDVRGAEAALADARAQLAAATRERALPNLTANAQYGQLSAGQGAAGTVVSGALDLKNGVATGSVSVPLRASSQPNAVALGLSASFNLLDPVADASVNSARTAVASAERALNTARAAVTLDVQARRADLEAARAQLPLAAAAVSRARANADTARAREAAGVGTALDTSRADLAVTQAERAQLAARVNAYLAQLRLQAATGDLTP, encoded by the coding sequence ATGCACCCACCCCGCCCGCCACGCCTCACACTGGCCCTCACGGCCCTACTGTGCGCCGTCGCGCATGCCCAGACCACCACGACGCCCCCCGCCGCCCCGCTCACGCTGCCCGACGTGCTCCGCGACCTGCACGCCGCGCCCGCCTGGCAGAGCGCCGACCTGCAGTACCTCGCCGCGCAGCAGGCCCTCGACGCCGCCCGCGCCCGCACCGGCCTGACCCTCACCACGGGCGCGGACCTCGTGAGCGCCGGCGCGGACGGCACGTGGCAGACCGGCCTGACCGCCAGGGTGAACGCCTCCGCCACGGTCCTCCCCTGGAGCCCCGCGTACGACGCCGTCCGCAGCGCCCAGCGCGCCCTGGAACGCGCCGCCCTTGAGCGCCGCGACGCGCGCGCGACCCTCGTGATCAACGCCGCGCAGCAATACACCGCCGTGCGCCTCGCCGCGCTCGACGCGGACCTCGCCAGCGCGCAGCTGCGCCTCGCGCGCCGCGCCCTCGACATCACCGCCGCGCAGCGCGCCGCCGGCGCCGCCACCGCCGACGCCGTGCTGGAACGCGAAGCGGACGTCGGCAGCGCCGCCGCGTCCGCCGACGCCGCGCAGGCCACACTCACCCTGAACGCCGCGACCCTCGCGAACACCCTCGGCCGCGACCTGACCGGCGCGGCCCTCACCACCACGCCCGACGACGCGCCCGCCCCCGCCCCCCTCGCGGACCTGGTGGCGCGCGCCCTCACCCAACGCGGGGACGTGCGCGGCGCCGAAGCGGCCCTCGCGGACGCCCGCGCGCAACTCGCCGCCGCCACCCGTGAACGCGCCCTCCCGAACCTCACGGCGAACGCGCAGTACGGGCAGCTGAGCGCCGGGCAGGGCGCCGCCGGCACCGTCGTGAGCGGCGCCCTTGACCTGAAAAACGGCGTGGCGACCGGCAGCGTCAGCGTGCCCCTGCGCGCCAGCAGCCAACCAAACGCCGTCGCGCTCGGCCTGAGCGCCAGCTTCAACCTGCTCGACCCGGTCGCGGACGCCAGCGTGAACAGCGCCCGCACGGCCGTGGCGAGCGCCGAACGCGCCCTGAACACCGCCCGCGCCGCCGTCACCCTCGACGTGCAGGCCCGCCGCGCCGACCTCGAGGCCGCCCGCGCGCAGCTGCCCCTCGCGGCCGCCGCCGTCAGCCGCGCGCGCGCGAACGCCGACACCGCCCGCGCGCGCGAAGCCGCCGGCGTCGGCACCGCCCTCGACACCAGCCGCGCCGACCTGGCCGTCACGCAGGCCGAACGCGCCCAGCTCGCCGCGCGCGTGAACGCGTACCTCGCGCAACTCCGCCTGCAGGCCGCCACCGGCGACCTCACCCCCTGA
- a CDS encoding TolC family protein, which yields MNRTLAFTLTAALLAAPASAQSALTLPGAVTRALNANADLVTAAANLRKAQATLSSKQADPTTLILDLTAAQQDVARAQATVAGTRLNVLQTVVTQYTALAETNARIELNTAQINLDTKNVQIAQARLRARSGTALDVTRAQNTLDQDRQELANARASLGVQSAQFAKTLGLNAGATFTLAAAPAAPALNTRLDALQTGLDSRLSSLIGAGQAVQTAQLQVQLSNNDYTPRRTLEDARTALANAERDLDTARAGAVTQVRDAYRTAQDAQERVALARATLRTQQTTLAQTQTRYRSGTVAQIDVQSAQVNVLNAQFGVTQAQHTLWKALAALSVAAGRDVTGLAGQ from the coding sequence ATGAACCGCACCCTTGCCTTCACGCTCACCGCTGCCCTGCTCGCCGCGCCCGCCAGCGCCCAGAGCGCCCTCACGCTGCCCGGCGCCGTCACGCGCGCGCTGAACGCCAACGCGGACCTCGTCACCGCCGCCGCGAACCTCCGCAAGGCGCAGGCCACACTCAGCAGCAAACAGGCCGACCCGACCACCCTGATCCTCGACCTGACCGCCGCGCAGCAGGACGTCGCCCGCGCGCAGGCGACCGTCGCGGGCACCCGCCTGAACGTCCTCCAGACCGTCGTCACGCAGTACACGGCGCTCGCCGAAACGAACGCCCGCATCGAACTCAACACCGCGCAGATCAACCTCGACACCAAGAACGTCCAGATCGCGCAGGCGCGGCTGCGCGCCCGCAGCGGCACCGCCCTCGACGTGACCCGCGCGCAGAACACCCTCGACCAGGACCGCCAGGAACTCGCGAACGCCCGCGCCAGCCTCGGCGTGCAGAGCGCCCAGTTCGCCAAGACGCTCGGCCTGAACGCAGGCGCGACCTTCACGCTCGCCGCGGCGCCCGCCGCGCCCGCCCTGAACACCCGCCTCGACGCCCTCCAGACCGGCCTCGACAGCCGCCTGAGCAGCCTCATCGGCGCGGGGCAGGCCGTGCAGACCGCGCAGCTCCAGGTGCAGCTCAGCAACAACGACTACACGCCCCGCCGCACCCTTGAGGACGCCCGCACCGCCCTCGCCAACGCCGAACGCGACCTCGACACCGCCCGCGCGGGCGCCGTCACGCAGGTGCGCGACGCGTACCGCACCGCCCAGGACGCGCAGGAACGCGTCGCCCTGGCGCGCGCGACCCTCCGCACGCAGCAGACCACCCTCGCCCAGACGCAGACCCGCTACCGCAGCGGCACCGTCGCCCAGATCGACGTGCAGAGCGCCCAGGTGAACGTCCTGAACGCGCAGTTCGGCGTGACGCAGGCGCAGCACACCCTCTGGAAGGCCCTCGCGGCGCTCAGCGTCGCCGCCGGCCGCGACGTGACCGGCCTCGCCGGCCAGTAA
- a CDS encoding efflux RND transporter periplasmic adaptor subunit, whose protein sequence is MKTPALLLTLTLALVACTPPGPKTTDANTINLDAKPAKTAALSVTTLSATRGTLDATRTVTGTVNAARDSNVAARASGVVTRALVQEGDAVRAGQTLVQLDDTALRQAADSARLSLQSARINLQQARTTTAGSGTALQSAVQAAQANLQKAQATAAANRDLYALGGLSRADLNAGEAALAQAQADLAQARNNLTQNGRSGSGSLALLENQVQSAQVALAQAESNLANARVRAPFAGVVAGVTAKVGEFVNTGASVARIVDPATLDVDFSVPPTDAVSLGAGRTVTLSSGGRTFTARIRESSRVAGTDRLVPVTARLTDAALPVGATLQVRYTVQLGSGTIIPASALQNDDGGNAVFVAENGAARRVNVTVIGESNGRVAVTGLPSGARIISPVPPSLQPGVAINVTNSAERAK, encoded by the coding sequence ATGAAAACCCCCGCCCTGCTGCTCACCCTCACGCTCGCGCTCGTCGCGTGCACGCCGCCCGGCCCGAAAACCACCGACGCGAACACCATCAACCTCGACGCCAAACCCGCCAAGACCGCCGCGCTGAGCGTCACCACGCTGAGCGCCACGCGCGGCACCCTCGACGCCACCCGCACCGTCACGGGCACCGTCAACGCCGCGCGTGACAGCAACGTCGCTGCGCGCGCCAGCGGCGTCGTCACGCGGGCCCTCGTGCAGGAAGGCGACGCCGTCCGCGCCGGGCAGACCCTCGTGCAGCTCGACGACACCGCCCTGCGCCAGGCGGCCGACAGTGCCCGCCTGAGCCTGCAGAGCGCCCGCATCAACCTGCAGCAGGCGCGCACCACCACCGCCGGGTCCGGCACGGCCCTGCAGAGCGCCGTGCAGGCCGCGCAGGCGAACCTGCAAAAAGCGCAGGCGACCGCCGCGGCGAACCGCGACCTGTACGCCCTCGGCGGCCTCAGCCGCGCCGACCTGAACGCCGGTGAGGCCGCGCTCGCGCAGGCCCAGGCGGACCTCGCGCAGGCCCGCAACAACCTCACGCAGAACGGCCGCAGCGGCAGCGGGAGCCTCGCTCTGCTCGAAAACCAGGTGCAGAGCGCCCAGGTGGCCCTGGCGCAGGCCGAATCGAACCTCGCGAACGCCCGCGTGCGCGCGCCGTTCGCGGGCGTCGTCGCAGGCGTCACGGCGAAAGTCGGCGAGTTCGTGAACACCGGCGCCAGCGTCGCGCGCATCGTGGACCCCGCCACGCTCGACGTGGACTTCAGCGTGCCGCCCACCGACGCGGTCAGCCTCGGCGCCGGACGGACCGTCACCCTCAGCAGTGGAGGCCGCACCTTCACCGCCCGCATCCGCGAGAGCAGCCGCGTCGCCGGCACGGACCGCCTCGTGCCTGTCACCGCGCGCCTCACGGACGCCGCCCTTCCCGTCGGCGCGACCCTGCAGGTCCGCTACACCGTGCAACTCGGCAGCGGCACCATCATCCCCGCGTCCGCCCTGCAGAACGACGACGGCGGCAACGCCGTGTTCGTCGCCGAGAACGGCGCCGCCCGCCGCGTGAACGTCACCGTCATCGGCGAAAGCAACGGCCGCGTCGCCGTGACGGGCCTGCCGAGCGGCGCGCGCATCATCAGCCCCGTGCCGCCCAGCCTGCAACCCGGCGTGGCCATCAACGTCACCAACAGCGCGGAGCGCGCCAAATGA
- a CDS encoding efflux RND transporter permease subunit — translation MTDEHRPPVTDAVRPEEAEVRINPAVGFSVRRYVFSIGVFLAVVLFGLLATTRLGVELLPSFEVPVVAVSTPYTGATPDQVDRDVSRQIEDAVSTLSGVSDISSTSTTGRSVVIITFTNDTDINSAANSVSQSVAAIRGALPSGSDAPIVQKFDPNAQPIITLALFGGAAPLRDVTTYANDTIKTRLERVNGVADVTVSGGPERQAQVLLDPARLSAYNLSPNRVSGAISASALDVPAGSLTQDGNQVGFSTRTTPTSLADIGNILLDPARGLRVRDVATIRDSTEPITQYARVNGQPAVLLGIRKGSGTNSVQVADNVRAAMRELNLPGGYQLIAASDETTVTRATVEDTFKEFLIGIFAVGVVVLLFLGRLNTVFAVILAIPISVSAAPLLYSLFGFTFNIISLLAIIVAIGIVVDDSIVVAENVQRYRDKGYSLMRSVLVGGSEVFSAVTAASFSLLAVLIPLSFMPGILGQFFRQFGLGLAAAIAFSWLESLLFLTVRMAYTSDPEPIDWRTYGARLRRLPDSFRWGLRAWRAPWGLVGLLVLAGALFAASRTAGPAVWAALLLYPLLLGLVRAVLIMLLGLLEAVTHTLHGATERVVSRIADVYARSVAAVLPRNLWVILGAVAFLLSGALAVSRVGFAFTPQSDSGLFSVDATLPSGTSLDATNALARRLEANLLNRDEVDLVSTTVNAGSASFTVTLKPRDERPNLFTLLPTYRRELQALAQNVNGANVTVGAEDVGPGGTSDISLALTAPTQALLETRNRDLLRLLGRDPNLASVKSSLSETRQERNFVPDAARLTGTGLTNDDLAQALRTYNNGTTAGTLRAADDSVDIVVKLDPALVSNEQSLLSQTVYAQQLSANIPLSQLGTFQLQQAPATLRRYNKAYTSTIDINLNPGAPGAFEYQKTVVKNARDAGLLQNGVTLGDSSSFGASGLTGDLLFYGPVVIVLAVLLTYLVLGSQFNSFRYPVYLILPVPLAIVGALWTLALFRTNLDVITVLGMVILLGLSTKNSILYLEFVVERLRVMPLYEALVDSARLRFRPILMTTLTVLVISVPLVFGHGEGAEFRRGLGIVILGGVITSTLLTFYVIPSVFYRFERKRQPILGGAPAPATD, via the coding sequence ATGACCGACGAGCACCGCCCGCCCGTCACGGACGCGGTCAGGCCCGAGGAGGCCGAGGTCCGCATCAACCCGGCTGTGGGCTTCAGCGTCCGCCGGTACGTGTTCAGCATCGGCGTGTTCCTCGCGGTCGTCCTGTTCGGCCTGCTCGCCACCACCCGCCTCGGCGTGGAACTCCTGCCCAGCTTCGAGGTGCCCGTCGTCGCCGTCAGCACGCCCTACACCGGCGCGACACCCGACCAGGTGGACCGTGACGTGTCCCGACAGATCGAGGACGCCGTCAGCACCCTGTCCGGCGTGAGCGACATCAGCAGCACCAGCACCACGGGCCGCAGCGTCGTCATCATCACCTTCACGAACGACACCGACATCAACAGCGCCGCGAACAGCGTCTCGCAGAGCGTGGCCGCCATTCGCGGCGCACTCCCGAGCGGCAGCGACGCGCCCATTGTGCAGAAGTTCGACCCGAACGCCCAGCCGATCATCACGCTCGCGCTGTTCGGCGGCGCTGCTCCCCTGCGCGACGTCACCACCTACGCGAACGACACCATCAAAACGCGTCTCGAACGCGTGAACGGCGTCGCGGACGTCACCGTGAGCGGCGGCCCGGAACGCCAGGCGCAGGTGCTCCTCGACCCCGCCCGCCTCAGCGCGTACAACCTCAGCCCGAACCGCGTGTCCGGCGCGATCAGCGCGTCCGCCCTCGACGTGCCCGCCGGCAGCCTCACGCAGGACGGCAACCAGGTCGGCTTCAGCACCCGCACCACCCCCACGTCCCTCGCGGACATCGGGAACATCCTGCTCGACCCGGCGCGGGGCCTGCGCGTCCGCGACGTCGCCACCATCCGCGACAGCACCGAACCCATCACGCAGTACGCCCGCGTGAACGGCCAGCCTGCCGTGCTGCTCGGCATCCGCAAAGGCAGCGGCACCAACAGCGTCCAGGTGGCCGACAACGTCCGCGCCGCCATGCGCGAACTGAACCTGCCCGGCGGGTATCAGCTGATCGCCGCGAGCGACGAGACGACCGTCACGCGCGCCACCGTCGAAGACACCTTCAAGGAGTTCCTGATCGGCATCTTCGCCGTGGGCGTCGTCGTCCTGCTGTTCCTCGGGCGCCTGAACACCGTGTTCGCGGTGATTCTCGCCATCCCGATCAGCGTATCGGCCGCGCCGCTGCTCTACAGCCTGTTCGGGTTCACGTTCAACATCATCTCGCTGCTCGCCATCATCGTCGCCATCGGCATCGTCGTGGACGACAGCATCGTCGTCGCGGAGAACGTCCAGCGGTACCGCGACAAGGGCTACAGCCTGATGCGCAGCGTCCTCGTGGGCGGCAGCGAAGTGTTCAGCGCCGTCACCGCCGCGTCCTTCTCGCTGCTCGCCGTGCTGATCCCCCTGTCGTTCATGCCCGGCATTCTCGGGCAGTTCTTCCGGCAGTTCGGCCTCGGCCTCGCCGCCGCCATCGCGTTCTCGTGGCTGGAAAGCCTGCTGTTCCTCACGGTCCGCATGGCCTACACCAGCGACCCGGAACCCATCGACTGGCGCACGTACGGCGCGCGCCTGCGCCGCCTGCCCGACAGCTTCCGCTGGGGCCTGCGCGCGTGGCGCGCCCCGTGGGGCCTCGTGGGCCTGCTGGTCCTCGCGGGCGCGCTGTTCGCCGCGAGCCGCACCGCCGGCCCGGCCGTGTGGGCTGCGCTGCTGCTGTACCCACTGCTGCTCGGCCTGGTCCGCGCCGTGCTGATCATGCTGCTGGGCCTGCTGGAAGCCGTCACGCACACCCTGCACGGCGCCACCGAACGCGTCGTCTCCCGCATCGCGGACGTGTACGCCCGTAGCGTCGCCGCCGTCCTGCCCCGCAACCTGTGGGTGATCCTCGGCGCCGTCGCGTTCCTGCTGAGCGGCGCGCTCGCGGTGAGCCGCGTCGGCTTCGCGTTCACGCCGCAGAGCGACAGCGGCCTGTTCAGCGTGGACGCCACGCTCCCCAGCGGCACCAGCCTCGACGCCACCAACGCCCTCGCGCGCCGCCTCGAAGCGAACCTCCTGAACCGCGACGAAGTGGACCTCGTGAGCACCACCGTGAACGCCGGCAGCGCCAGCTTCACCGTCACCCTCAAACCCCGCGACGAACGCCCGAACCTCTTCACGCTGCTGCCCACGTACCGCCGCGAACTGCAGGCGCTCGCGCAGAACGTGAACGGCGCGAACGTCACCGTCGGCGCCGAAGACGTCGGCCCGGGCGGCACCAGCGACATCAGCCTCGCCCTCACCGCGCCCACCCAGGCGCTGCTCGAAACGCGCAACCGCGACCTGCTGCGCCTGCTCGGCCGCGACCCGAACCTCGCCAGCGTCAAGAGCAGCCTCAGCGAAACCCGCCAGGAACGCAACTTCGTGCCGGACGCCGCGCGCCTCACCGGCACGGGCCTCACCAACGACGACCTCGCGCAGGCGCTGCGCACGTACAACAACGGCACCACCGCCGGCACCCTCCGCGCCGCGGATGACAGCGTCGACATTGTCGTGAAACTCGACCCGGCCCTCGTGAGCAACGAGCAGAGCCTGCTGTCGCAGACGGTGTACGCCCAGCAGCTCAGCGCGAACATCCCCCTCAGCCAGCTCGGCACCTTCCAGCTGCAGCAGGCGCCCGCCACGCTGCGCCGCTACAACAAGGCGTACACCAGCACCATCGACATCAACCTGAACCCCGGCGCGCCCGGCGCGTTCGAGTACCAGAAGACCGTCGTCAAGAACGCCCGCGACGCCGGCCTGCTCCAGAACGGCGTGACACTCGGCGACAGCAGCAGCTTCGGCGCGAGCGGCCTCACCGGCGACCTGCTGTTCTACGGCCCGGTCGTGATCGTCCTCGCGGTGCTCCTCACGTACCTGGTGCTCGGCTCGCAGTTCAACAGCTTCCGCTACCCCGTGTACCTGATCCTGCCCGTGCCGCTCGCCATCGTCGGCGCGCTGTGGACGCTCGCGCTGTTCCGCACGAACCTCGACGTCATCACCGTGCTTGGCATGGTCATCCTGCTCGGGTTGTCCACCAAGAACAGCATCCTGTACCTGGAGTTCGTGGTGGAGCGCCTGCGCGTCATGCCGCTGTACGAGGCGCTCGTGGACAGCGCCCGCCTGCGCTTCCGCCCGATCCTCATGACGACCCTCACGGTCCTCGTCATCAGCGTCCCGCTGGTGTTCGGGCACGGCGAAGGCGCCGAATTCCGCCGCGGCCTCGGCATCGTGATTCTCGGCGGCGTCATCACCAGCACGCTGCTCACCTTCTACGTGATTCCCAGCGTCTTCTACCGCTTCGAGCGCAAACGCCAGCCCATCCTGGGCGGCGCGCCCGCCCCCGCCACCGACTGA
- a CDS encoding TetR/AcrR family transcriptional regulator: MPRPRVIPDEQLLDAARSVFAEHGYSATTAQIATRARVSEGTLFKRYATKEALFLAAVGVSGTPAWHDLLRDPGTGDAVADRLERACLAAVAYARAVVPQLVALWSRGTASATFNPEAFGDPVSRDLRAFEAYLHGEVQAGRLRAHHTPSVARLLHGALLHHIMLELRAEACAVSATPLDRARIDDATFVRTVVHALIGGLHPAA; this comes from the coding sequence ATGCCCCGCCCCCGCGTGATCCCCGACGAGCAACTCCTCGACGCTGCCCGCAGCGTCTTCGCGGAGCACGGCTACTCGGCGACCACCGCCCAGATCGCCACGCGCGCCCGCGTCAGCGAAGGCACCCTGTTCAAACGCTACGCCACCAAAGAAGCCCTGTTCCTCGCGGCCGTCGGCGTGAGCGGCACCCCCGCATGGCACGACCTTCTGCGCGACCCCGGCACCGGCGACGCCGTCGCGGACCGCCTGGAACGCGCGTGCCTCGCCGCCGTCGCGTACGCCCGCGCCGTCGTCCCGCAGCTCGTGGCGTTGTGGTCGCGCGGCACCGCGTCCGCCACGTTCAACCCGGAGGCGTTCGGCGACCCGGTCAGCCGCGACCTGCGCGCCTTCGAGGCGTACCTGCACGGCGAAGTGCAGGCGGGCCGCCTGCGGGCGCACCACACGCCGTCCGTCGCGCGGCTGCTGCACGGCGCCCTGCTGCACCACATCATGCTGGAGCTGCGCGCCGAAGCGTGCGCGGTGAGCGCCACCCCCCTCGACCGCGCCCGCATCGACGACGCCACGTTCGTCCGCACGGTCGTCCACGCCCTGATCGGCGGCCTGCACCCCGCCGCATAG
- a CDS encoding NUDIX domain-containing protein, translating to MRHRISVAGVVLREERVLLVHHRRAGRYDFWLPPGGGLEGHESLLEGAAREVHEETGLVVRAERLLYVQELLEPGKRIFKSFVLCTEVGGALSLAHRVEDERDFLVDARFFTCAERADLEVRPAVFRAGFWADLAAGFPEVRYLGLQHTTDS from the coding sequence ATGCGTCACCGAATCAGTGTTGCAGGCGTGGTCCTGCGGGAGGAGCGGGTGCTGCTCGTGCATCACCGGCGGGCCGGGCGGTATGACTTCTGGCTGCCGCCGGGCGGCGGGCTGGAGGGGCACGAGAGTCTGCTGGAGGGCGCGGCCCGGGAGGTGCACGAGGAAACGGGGCTGGTGGTGCGCGCGGAGCGGCTGCTGTACGTGCAGGAGCTGCTGGAGCCGGGCAAGCGGATTTTCAAGAGTTTCGTGCTGTGCACGGAAGTGGGCGGGGCGTTGTCGCTCGCCCACCGCGTGGAGGACGAGCGGGACTTCCTGGTGGACGCGCGGTTCTTCACGTGCGCGGAACGGGCGGACCTGGAGGTCCGCCCGGCCGTGTTCCGGGCGGGCTTCTGGGCGGACCTCGCGGCGGGGTTCCCGGAGGTGCGGTACCTGGGGCTGCAGCACACGACGGACAGCTGA
- the gltX gene encoding glutamate--tRNA ligase — protein sequence MTVVTRIAPSPTGDPHVGTAYIGLFNWAVAHQNGGRFILRIEDTDRTRYVPDSERRIFEMMQWLNLTPDESPLQDGPNGPYRQSERFDLYGQYAEQLVASGHAYRAFETPEELAALRETAQAEGRVIHVPSRDLSPEDAQRRADAGEAHVIRLKVPREGVTVVRDLLRVKTEEGQPDRYIEIQNAEIDDKVLLKADGFPTYHLANVVDDHLMQVTHVIRAEEWISSTPIHVLLYRAFGWDEPVFAHMPLLRNADRSKISKRKNPTSAEWYRQQGYLPEALLNFLATMGWTHPDGREIFDRDEFARAFRLEDVTLGEPVFNLDKLKWMNGKYLREVLTPEDVEGRLRAYLTELKADVPSGEAHGPVDFSAVVRMMTPRMDVFADFLPKTAFFWTERYPFDEKAQKAVRDARDLLPEIAARLRNLPDFTPEAIKAAFVTLAEEQGLKLGKVMPPARAAVAGTNESPDLAEMLAALGQARVVARIERALNEVQ from the coding sequence ATGACTGTCGTGACCCGCATCGCGCCCAGCCCGACCGGCGACCCGCACGTCGGCACCGCGTACATCGGCCTGTTCAACTGGGCCGTCGCCCACCAGAACGGCGGCCGCTTCATCCTCCGCATCGAGGACACCGACCGCACCCGCTACGTGCCCGACAGCGAACGCCGCATCTTCGAAATGATGCAGTGGCTGAACCTCACGCCCGACGAGAGCCCCCTGCAGGACGGCCCGAACGGCCCGTACCGCCAGTCCGAACGTTTCGACCTGTACGGCCAGTACGCCGAGCAGCTCGTCGCCAGCGGCCACGCGTACCGCGCGTTCGAAACGCCCGAGGAGCTCGCCGCGCTGCGCGAAACCGCGCAGGCTGAAGGGCGCGTCATTCACGTGCCCAGCCGCGACCTCAGCCCCGAGGACGCCCAGCGCCGCGCCGACGCGGGCGAAGCGCACGTCATTCGTCTGAAGGTCCCCCGCGAAGGCGTGACCGTCGTGCGCGACCTCCTGCGCGTGAAAACGGAAGAGGGCCAGCCGGACCGCTACATCGAGATCCAGAACGCCGAAATCGACGACAAGGTCCTCCTCAAGGCCGACGGCTTCCCCACCTACCACCTCGCGAACGTCGTCGATGACCACCTCATGCAGGTCACGCACGTGATCCGCGCGGAAGAATGGATCAGCAGCACCCCCATTCACGTGCTGCTGTACCGCGCGTTCGGCTGGGACGAGCCGGTGTTCGCGCACATGCCGCTGCTGCGTAACGCCGACCGCAGCAAGATCAGCAAACGCAAGAACCCCACCAGCGCCGAATGGTACCGCCAGCAGGGCTACCTGCCCGAAGCGCTCCTGAACTTCCTTGCCACCATGGGCTGGACGCACCCGGACGGCCGCGAGATCTTCGACCGTGACGAGTTCGCCCGCGCCTTCCGCCTGGAGGACGTGACGCTCGGCGAGCCCGTGTTCAACCTCGACAAGCTCAAGTGGATGAACGGCAAGTACCTCCGCGAAGTCCTCACGCCCGAGGACGTGGAGGGTCGCCTGCGCGCGTACCTCACTGAACTGAAAGCCGACGTGCCGAGCGGCGAGGCGCACGGCCCCGTGGACTTCAGCGCCGTGGTGCGCATGATGACGCCCCGCATGGACGTGTTCGCGGATTTCCTGCCCAAAACCGCGTTCTTCTGGACGGAACGCTACCCGTTCGACGAGAAGGCCCAGAAGGCCGTCCGCGACGCCCGCGACCTCCTGCCGGAGATCGCCGCGCGCCTCCGCAACCTGCCGGACTTCACGCCCGAAGCGATCAAGGCCGCGTTCGTGACGCTCGCCGAAGAACAGGGCCTGAAGCTCGGCAAGGTCATGCCGCCCGCCCGCGCCGCCGTCGCCGGCACGAACGAAAGCCCGGACCTCGCCGAGATGCTCGCCGCGCTCGGACAGGCGCGCGTCGTCGCCCGCATCGAACGCGCCCTGAACGAAGTGCAGTAA